AGACAGGCTTAAGGTCAGATGGGatgggctgctgctcccaccagcacccactgTGCCAGGACCAGCCCTTGCACCCCCAAGCAGGGAACCCACTGCAGCCCAGACCCCAAACCTACATGTTTCAGCTCGAAGAGCACCTGCCGTGTCAGCTCGATGCGCTTCTTGTTGATGTGCTTGATGGCCACCACGTTGCCCTGCGGTGCCAGGGAGGGTGGAAGAGGTCAGTGCCCATTGGGCAgatttggggaggggaagaaggtgcCAGCATGCCGCAGGGTGGGGTTACAGCTGAAGGGAAGCACCCCAACAGGGCTGGGGGGTTCTCAGGGGAGAGCTCAGCTCCCCGTCTGCTGCACTGACCTTAAAGTGGCCGGTGTTGGCAAAGATCTGGTACTTGCCATGGGTGGTCATCAGGGAGCCGTAGCTGGAGCCAcgctgcagggaaggagggggtTAGGGATGGGGACCCTGGAGTGCAGCATGGCAGGCACCCCCAGGGGTGTGCAAGGGATGGTGGCAGGACAAGCTCCGAAGGGAAGGGCTTCCCTGCATGCTCTGTAGGGAAGGCAAGGGCTACAGGATGAGGTATGGTGCACTACAGGGGGTGTAAGGTGTGTAGGGTATGGGTAACATGTGGCCGTGTAGGGGACGGAAGGCCACACAGGGGCCTGATGAGGTATGGTGCTCTGTAGAGGATGCAGGGCTGTGTAAGGGATGGACACAGCGGGGCTGTGGCTCTGTAGGGgatggagggctgtggaggggatCAACAGGGAAGAGCTGTCATGCAGGGAGGGAggacggggcaggggcaggaagaGGGTGGTGCCCCAGGGCAGGAAGGTCTCACCAGGGATAGGGTGAGccggctgcctgctgccttgtGGTACCGCTCAGGGCTCCCAAATTGCAGCTCATCCCAGCGGATCCTCCAGAGCATGCTGGCAAGCTCCTTCTCTAGCATCAGCTTCCTGGGGGGCACACAGGGGTCAGGCCCCCATACtcttctgccctgcctgcccccctgccccaaaccagGCTGATGGGTACCAGTACCCAGAGGCTCCACCAGCCCCGACTGACCTGAAGATGAGGAAGCTGGAGATGCCAAACATGACGAAGGTGAGGCCAGTGCCCAAAGCCACGATGGCCAGCATGGAGAGGGGGGCTGTGGGCAAGAGGAGATGTTAGTGTGGCCCACCTGGCCACAGGTGCCAGGCTATCATGCACCCTCAGGGAAAGGTGCTGGGGACCAAGGGACATGGAGACCGAGTACACCCACTTTTATCGCAGGAGGGGTCGTCCACGTCGAAGACACAGGGTGGGTTGTCCAAGGGGGGGGCCCCCTTCACCCAGGGAATGGGTCGTCCCAGCCAGTGGATCTGCTTCTCCACACCCGAGTAGTGTCCCACCACCTATGGCAGAGAGAGCTGAGGCCgcccccagcatcccagccccccagccccagctgctggcaggatcCCAGTGCCAGCCCCCACCTCGTACTGCCCGCTCTCGGGATCGCCCATGGCCCATAGGTTGAAGTCGGTGTCCCGGTCATTGTTGCTATCCATGCTCACCAGTCCCGTCACTCCTGTGGGAGAAGCAAGACCCAGGTGGGACAGGGACCGGGTTCCACCACCCCCGTGGCACCCTCAGTCCAGCTGCCCCTGTCCCACCGTTACCCTGGAACTTGCGATCTCGCATCTTCTCAATGATGTGGGTGGCATTTTTCTTGGAGCCACCCTCCTGCAGGGTCTCGTTCAGCACCATGGCATACAGCAGCATCCCATCATAGAAACACCCCGCCACCAGGTTCATCTGTCAGAGGGAACTTCAGCACACCTGTGGCCACATGCATGGGAGCACCCCAGGAGCCCCACACCAGGGTCATGTACCCACCCACAACCCCATAACCTCACATGGGAGCCAACATGCACCCCGGGGGAATGGCAGTGCCCATGGCTGCTCAGACCAGGAATGGCCCCTTGGGCATTGCCTGTGGCTGTGTCCCACCCCCTGCATCCTGGTGAGGTGCCACAGCCCCATGCAGAGGGTCCCCACTGCCCCATCATGCAGGGGGGCTCACTCACCAGGGAGTAGTTGAGCTGCACCCCAAATTTCTGCTTAGCTCGAAGGATGAGCTGGGTTTGGAAGTGCTGGTACTCGGGGTTTTGGGGCTCATAGTAGGTGATCACCAGCACCATCTGCAACCGAGCACAGCACCCCATTCACACACTGAGGCCAGGCTGAGGAGGTCCCTGTCCTCAGGCAGGCGGGTGCAGCTCACCTGGAAAGCCTCACGGAGCCCCGAGTCCtggcctgggctctgctgccagggctTGAAGGGGTCGCGGGCAGAGTCACCCCGCAGGCTCTCCCCGAAGACATCCAGGTAGAAGAAGACGTAGTCACCATTGGTGAGGTTCTCCTGCTGAGCCAGCTGCATGATCTGCCGCAGCATCTCCGGTGGCCCACAGAGATACACCACTGCTGGCCAGACATGGCATGTCAGGGGGGCAATGCCACACCCCCCCTACCCAGCGCACAACAGGTGTGGGGTGGGATGCTTTCCCTTGGGGCAACGGGCAGAACAGCCCCAGGGGCGCACTCAACGGCTGTGGGGAGGACGGAGCAGGCAGATGGGGGAGTGCATGGCTGACCACCTTCTCATGCTACGTGACCCATGGCCACAGAGCCCACTCAGCCCCACCACCCTCACTGGCCCTGACCCACCCTTGCCCCACCAGCTACCTTGGGctgaagggggaaaggagaaCAGGGGAACCCTTGCTCCAAAATATGCAACCCTATGCACAGACCCCACAcgctctgctccagcacccacaTGCATCCTGCTCCAGCAAAAGCCACCCAGGGGCTGTCTCCTCTGGCACCAgatccccagctgctccccaccagccccagacAGGGGACCTGGGGGCCAGGAGAGGCACTGGGGCCGTGCGCCGGAGGCCCCTGGGGAACCCGGGCTGAGGAATGGGACAAACCCATGTTTGGGTTTGTGGCTGGCCAGCCGTGCGGCAGGAATGCGCAGGTTCCCGGATTCCAGCACCTTCTGCGGCCGCCGGCGCTAATTGGAAACAGAGCATCTCGCTAGTGCGACCCACGCGGCAAGGGGGTGTCTGGGGCCCGGCTGGCCACCCCACGTGCCCCCACCCGCTGCTGGGGGCTCAGCCAGCCCTGTTGGGATGCTCACCCAGGTGCTGTGTCGGGGCAGcatggggctggcacagggcaccGTGGGCCATGGGGATGGGTGCCCAAGAGTGTCTGAAACCCCCCCGAGCAGGGGCCCTCCTTGCCCTTGCTGAGGATCCTGCCactgcctcttccctccccccggAAAACCAGggcccctgctccagccagcctggctgggaacCCGGGATTGAGCAACAGAGGAGGCGGCGGGTGCTGTAGGAATGTCACGCTCGGGCACTGGCCCCAGCACGCAGCCCTTCTGCATGGGGCCCGGCGCCCCAGCTGGATCTGGAGCGTGGGGAGTGCTGGGGACAGCAAGGAAGCCCCATGCCCTGGGACAGtgtcccagctgctggaggacacCCGGccgtgcaggcagcagggctgacaGGGTCGCCCATGGAGGCAGCGAGGCAGCCCATGGGTGGGGGAAGAAACCCAGCAGAGCCACCCTGGGCACAGGAAACCCACAGCGATGTGGGGAGCTGGTCCTGGGCACGGGAGAGAGGGGAGTTGCAGTAGCTTGGGCTGTGCATGAGCAAAAGCCCGTTTCATGGTCTGAAATGGTTTCCCTCTGAGTGCTGCAAAACCTCAAATAAACACTCCTGGCTTCCCCACTTCACTAGTCCCGCACCCAGAAATGTGCTGTACCCAAATTTCTCAGCCAGGATGGACAGCGCAGCATCTTTCCAGCACGCAGAGGCTGAGGGTCCCCCGCCATGGGGACACAGCATGGAGCTTTCCCCATCCCATCACAGGCGCCAGGAAAAGGCGGCCCACAGCACCacacaggctggggagctgcaacAGCTGGTAGCAGATGGTGGGACACCAtgggcagccagcccctgcGGTGGCGGCAGCAAAAGCCTGCCTGGTCAAAGGCCGCCGAGCATGGGGATCAATGGCGCCTGGATGGCTCCCTGGGGACAGcttgcaggagctgtgcagaaGGGAAGGGTCAACGCTTGGGGCTTTTCATGACACTGGCAGCTGTCTCCAGCTGGCAGCCTCCcgcccagccagcagcacccctgCCTGCTCACAGAACCCCCCAGGGGTCTGCGAATGGTCAAAGGCAACTTTATCATCACTGAGGACAAGGGGAATGAGGTCCTGCGAGGCTGGGGTGCATGCAGCCCCCAGGCATTTCTTTAGTGTGTGCCCGTGATGCAGGAGGCAGGGTGCATGGCCCCAAGGGACAGGCAGGACCACGAGCATGCAGACAGGGTGGCAGGATGCTGCCCGACCCCTGCATGATGGAAGATAACCTTGAAGTGAGGGCGAATCCTGGTTTGGGGAAGCAAATCCCTGCAAATCTGTTTTGAGCAGCGTCATCAGCACAGGGCACTGCAGCGCAGAGACCCTCACCCCAGTCAAGTGGCCATCCCACACCCAGGGGAACTGCAGGGATGAGGACCAAATGCACtcccctcctgccagcagcacccagccatCTCCCCAGGCAGGAGACCTGGGCTTTGTGGGCAGATGCTCCGGTAATTCCCTCAACCACAGCTCTAATTATATCAGCGCTTTTGCAAGTGGCAGGAGAGACGTGGGCCCCTGCACGTCACCCAGACACCAGTAAGAGGGGCAATGGGAAGTGTGAGGGGGCCATGCATGGGACAGGGTGATGCACCTACATCCCGCCATGCCTGCTCTTCAGAGCCACAAATGTCAGGGTTAGGCAGCACTGGGGACACATGGTGggacacagaagcagctttcccCTGGAAATGTTTACCAAAATCCTGCTGGTCACCTGGGAGAAGGAAGGTGACACCAAGAGGGATGACGCGGTATCGCTGCAGGGCATGGACACAGATGTAGCTCTGACCAAagctcctgcttccttctccGTGCCCCACCATGCAGGGATGGGCACCCCCAGGACAGACTTGCAGGGTCCCTACTCAGTCCCCCACAGCCCGAGGTTAGGAAAGCATGTAACTAACATCAGCATCACAGCCCTAAGCACCCACCCCTGCGGGGCCAAGCACTCAGCCTCACATTCTGCGCCCCGCTCCGGGCTGCGGCCATAGGGGCCCAGACCCTCCCACATCCCAGCTCAGAAGGCCCCCAGGTCTCTGCCCACGCCTGGCAtcctcccccagcagccacgaccccctgcctgcaccaggaGAGATCTATTCCCACCAGGGTGATTTACGGCACCAAACCGGAAACGTTGACAGAAATCGCTGATTTTAACCTTTTTCACTGCGGGGTGCTTTGCCCCCATCCCACACAAAGCTCCACACTCCACGGCTGGTGACGGTGCACACAGGGAGCTTTCATCCCAGCCTCTTGGCCAAGCAAACGAGAGAGGTAGCCAGAAGCTGCTCAGGTCCTGCAGCCTACCATGGGatgcccagccccaccagcctcAACCCTGGGCGAACCTGGTCCAGCACCCCAAAGCACCCCAGCCACACGCCTCCAGCCTCATCCCACACAGCCTTGGCCACATCTCCCGCTGGCCCATCTGGCTCCAATCGTCGCGGCTCGATGTCCTTCTTAATGACACAGCATCTCAGGATCCATTAAGAAGCATCACGGAGCGGCTGGCTCCGGGATCAATAAACCCTGCTCATCAATAATGAAAGCGCATCAGGCTGCCCTTGCTCTCTAGCTGCCTCCGTAAGCCCCTCCatttcctcctgctcccagtaTAGCCGCTCTCCTGGGGCACTCCAAAGGCACAACATTGATTTATCCCTCCATCATCAGGGTGGGGCCatccccagccccctccctggggCACAACGGGGACACTGACAGCTCAGGGCACTcaggtgccaggctggggggctctgcccaAGCATGGCACAGCCACCTCCATGTGTCGGCACCAGGCTGCTCTAGGCATGTAACAACAGCCGGAGCTGCCCTTCAGGCGGCCACGTCCACACCATCACCTTCAGCCTCCAAGGAGGTGGCTGGGTCCTGCCTGCCCCCACGGACACCCTGATCATGCCAACACAGAGCATAGGGTGGCCCCAGTGCCCCTCACACCACACATCCCACCAAGGTGAGGGTCCACCCCAgctgtcccccagcacagggtgaccaggctggggggcagggaaggggaccCTGTGACTCCTCACCCTGCTCTGGACCCCCTTCACTGGCACCAGGGTGACCTGGGGGTCTCAGGTCCTGCCTGGTCCCCTGTGCACCCACCTCCCTGTGCAGGTCCcgctgctcccccagccccaccgtgACAAAACGTGCCCACCCCCTGCTGCACAGCATATACAACCCGCTTTGCCCAGCCCTCCCCATGCCTCACATGGGTCCCCACtgtgctcccagcccctccctgTGCCCGACATGCATCCCACTGTGTCCCCTTACTGTGCCCCACAGGGATTTCACTGCCCTCTTAGCCCCTTGCTGTGCCCTACACTGATCCCAGTGGCCCCCAAAGCCCTTGCTGTGCCCCACACGGGTTCCACCGTGTGCCCGGTCCCTCACTGTGTCCTACCCGGGTCCCACTTCGTCTCTGTCCCCTTGCTGCGCCCCAGACAGGTCCCACTGCACCCTCAAGCCCTTGCTGTGCCCCGTGTGTGCTCCACAGCACCCCTGTCCCCCCACTGTGCCCCAGACAGGTTCCACCCTACCCCTGTCCCCTCACGGATCCCACCACATCTGCAGCCCCTCGCTGCGCCCCACGGAAGATTTTGCCGTCTCTCCGAGCCCCGTGCGGTTCCCCCGCGGGGAGCCCcggccgctccgctccccgcccccctcccccccccctcccccgccccgagtgctcagccctgtcccgcggagccccccccccgccccctccccacgcACCGCGCCCGTTGGCCTTGATGAAGTGCACGGCGGTGTCGGGGCCGCCCTCGTCGGGAGAGTAGATGTGGTGGCGCACGGTGAGGTTGCTGCcgtcctgcagctcctggtaGACCCCCTCGACGGTGAAGTAGTAGGGTCGGTCGTCAGTCTTGCGGTCCACGTAGAGGAGGACGGCGCGGGCGCTCCAGTTGAAGTGGGCGTGGAGGTGGGAGACGAAGGCACCCAGCTTCGGGGCCGAGGGCCCGGTACGCACCGTCGTGCTGTAATGCTCCCGCTTGCGGCTGAAGCCGGCCGCCACCGCCCCGCCGGTGATCAGCGGCAGCCGCCAGTGCGAGGCGAAGCGCCCCACGGAAGCAGCGGGGTAGACGCAGCCCGGCCCGAAGAGGACGTCGGGGTCGTGGTAGAGCTTCAGGTCCACGGCGTTGAGCGGTGCCACGTACTCGGAGCAAGCGCCCTCCAGCTCCGAGCTCATGAACTCGACGCGCACCGAGAAGGGCCGCGGCAGGAGCGGCGGGTCGCCCCGCTCCAGCGCTTCCAGCGCCAGGCTGAGCGCCGGCCCCACGCGCGGCCAAGCCCACGCGTAGCTCACGTTGCGTTCGGGCAGCACCACCGCCACCGTCAAGTTGGCGGCCGCCCCGTCGGGGGTcgccgcccgccggcccgctcccgccgccgccggcaccagcAGCGCcgccggcagcagcagcagcagcagcggcagcggcagccgcGGAGCCATGGGCCGCGCTGGCTCCtccgccccggccgccgcccgcggctcctgcgccccgccgcgcccccgccccgccgcctgcGCCCTCCCCCGGGCGGCACCGCCCCGGGCCGGCCAGCGCCCTctgccgccgctccccgcccggaCGGGCGGCACGGGGGTGGGCGGCaccgcggcgggggcggggggcggtgtCCCCGGAgaggggggccggggcggggggctagtggggcggggggcgggggaggcgcGCACTGGCTCCGGGAGGGCAGGGTTGGAGGGGTGGCGGGGTGCTCGCCTTCTGTGGGTCGCCGGTGGAGGggttggggagggggctttCCGTGTCGGGCGGCCCGCAGTTGGCAGAGGTTGAGGAGGGGGTGGCTGGGCTCTAGGGGGTCTAggagggtgggtgggaggggggcGTCCGGGTTGCAGGTAGCCCCACTGGCTGCGGGTTGGGGAGGGGATGCCCCATTCTGGGGGTCCCCCCTGGAGCTGGGGAATGCCCTGGGCGATGGGGTGCAGGGATTGTGCGCAACGGGGCCTTGCCGAGGGGTGCTCTGGAGAGGGGTGCCCCCGCTGTGGGGTGTGAGGGGGTACACGGCTCTGGGTGTGCTGTAGGGGAGGGCACCCCACCAGGGATTTCAGGGGGGTCTtgggctgtggggtgcagggcgAGCTGGGCTCTGGGGAGGGGGCCCTCCCTTTCAGGGAACATCCGGTGCCTTGGGTGTGGGTATCCCTactgggggcaggggagggggttGGGGAGGTCGGGGGATTTGGGATGCAGGGGGGCGACCGGGGAATCAGGCTCTGAGAAGTGCGATGCCCTGGGCATCCAGACAACGCTGACACCCAGGATGTCCTCCCAGCAGCGGAGGGTGCAAGTGGGGGCCACGCCACAGGGATCTGGTGTCCCCgctgcctgtccctgcttgATACATGGCCTGGCCGGGGCGGTCGAGCTagggggggctgagggcaggggatgccgggggggggctggaggcagtGGGCATGTCACCACGGTGGGTTTTAGGGCTCCAACCCCTGTGCAATGGGAcacagggctgtggggtggtggggtaGGAGGGTGGGGGACTGTGTGGGGAGCAGAGGCTCCGAGGGACAGTCCGTGGAGCACAGGGGAGCGCTGTGGGGACAAGGGCTAGCTGTGGTGCAGGGAGCCCTGCGCAACCCCCCGGGACGCTGTGGGAGCTGGGATTACCCGGGCAGGGCAGTGCCGGTCCTCCCCAGGGATTTGGGGAAGGACCCGAGGCGTTgccagccccggctgcctgGGGGCCTGCCACAGCCTCGGGGGACACAGACGGGCCCTGCGTTTGCAGGGGGGGGGCctcactggggcagggggggctcgGCGGGCGCAGCATGCCTGCGGTGCATTCCTCTCattcccagcctgctgcctgctcccatgGCGGGGTGTGTGCTCGCGCTGacagcccctgccccatggctcagagctgggggggggcaaCATGCGTGTGTGGGGCACAGAGAGGACTGCAGCCAGAGTCCAGTGGCTGCACAGGGACCCCGCTGGTCTTGCTGGTACCGCTGTCCCTGCAAGGTCCCGTCGGGTGTGGGATGTGTGAGGGATGCTGTGCTGAGCGGTGGGCAGGGAGTCCCTGTCCCTTCCTGGGATTTGGGGCAGGACACCAGAGCAGAACAGAGTCACAGGCGTGTGGTACCCTTGGGGTGACCCAGCATGGGTCCCTCagcggctggggctgccaggaATCACGGCCCCTCTTGCTGTCCCTGCTGGTGCCACTGCAGGTGTCCCCACCATGAGTGGCAGGTCCTTCCCGTTGCAGGGTCACGGAGCTCAGCTCATCCAGGCCGGCACAACCCGAGCCGGGCAGATTGGTTTGCCAGCTATAAATACCCACGTCCAGCCACGGCACGGAGCCGGCAGCAGTGCCTGAGATGAAGGACAGCGCTGCCGCAGGACGGTGAAACCCAGCCGGCAACAAATATAGGAGAACCTGGAAGGGTCTGGCCGTGCTCCCCCATGGGGTGTGGGGCTAGGCATGGTGGATTGGTGACAATCCCACCAGCGACCACAGCCTCTGTAAAattgccctgctgctgggggctgccagggtGCCCACGGTGCCAGGTTCTGTGCCCCTCACATGCCCCCaggccaggcagcccagccacAGGGCTCGTGTCCTGAGCCACGGTGGCATTTCCAAGCCTTGAGCTGGGCTCACTtggtggcacagggcagggtgcagcagcGGGCaaaggggctggcagcagcctgtgtgGGAAAAGCCTGCagcctgtcccctccctgcctgcagcgggcagggagcaggcagcgaGTCACTTGTCTAGGAGGTGCTGAAGCTCTCTCAGgacctgctggcaggcaggatgCAGCCAGTGGAGGCAACAACCCtggcaagttaaaaaaaccaccaccaacaaaaaagattaaggggggaaaaaaaggcagaggagcGTGGAGGCAGCCCCCGGGGGGACTCGCTGCAGGCAGGATGGGTGCATGGGGTGCCCTGGGCGGGGGAGGGGCCGTGGGTGCCGGGGCACCCCGTCTTTGCGCGTACATGCCAGTAGAGGGGGCCCGGTCACCGCCGCCGGTGCGCTGTACACCGGGCACCGCGCACCCCGACGGCTGGGGTCACCGGCTGCACCGTGCCCCGCCGTGCCCGCCGCCGCTCGGACACCCGGagggcacaggggctgccaCACCTCTGCGTCCCTTGTGGGACCAGGGCCCCCCCACAAGCGCGCGTGGTGGCCGAGGAGCTGAGGTGGGGATGGGGTCTCATGGGGCTCGGTGTGCTCGCTGccccccctgcctgctccctggggtgtgtggggctgggtgtCACCATGCTTTAGGGTTTTTGTAACACCCTTTGCTCTCGTGCTGAGTTTCAGTCTTCCTGCACTTGGTTTCCCACATCTTGGAGCTGACAGGTTTTCTTTCCAtggggctgtgcccagcaccTTGGTCCCGGTGGTCTGCAGTGGTCCATGGCAATCTGTGGCAGTCTGTGGTGGTCAGGGGAAGTCTGTGGTGGTCTCTGGTGGCCTGTGGCAGTCCATGGAGGTCCATGATGGTCTATGGTGAACAGTGGTGGTCCATGGTAATCCGTGGTGGCTCATGGTAGTCCATGGCTGTCCGTGGTGGTCCATGACAGTCCCTGGTGGTCCATGACACCTCTGGTTGTCctctggtggtctgtgacagTTGTTTATGGTGGTCCATAGCAGTCCATGGAGGTCCATGATAGTCCATGGTGGTCTGTGGTAGTCCGTGGTGGACTACGGTGATCCATGGCAGTCCACAGAAGTCCATGATGGTCCATGGCAGACTATGGTCATCCATGGTGGTCCATGGCAGTCCACAGAGTTCCatggtggtccgtggtggtcTGCGGCAGTCCATCGTGGCACATGGTGGTATTCACATTGCACCAGAGCATGGTGGGCACCAAGGGCACAGCCATGCCCACCCACCCCGGGGAGCTTATGCCCACAAAGTTCCCATCTTGCTTTCCACGTTCCCAGCAAGCATAACTAAGCCCCAGGTCCCCAATGCTGATGATTGTTTAATTGCTGAAAAGTGTTTTTCCAACTCCTGGGGCACAGTAATGCAAGCTAGCAGGCTGCAGGGCCCTGCCAAGCGCCTTCACCTCTGCACCAAGAGTGAGGCCAGAAACCTGTCATCCTCAGGAGGTGGATGTAAAGAACATGGCAGGCACCACATGCGGCACAGTTGGCTGCACCAGGGCCAGGTGAAGGAGTCATGCAGCTACTGCTGTGCCAGGGCATGTATGGCTCTGGGTCACAGCAAGGTCTAGCATGaatgggcagcagcagcctcctgctggaggctggggTCTGTAAACAGGGTTGCAAAGGAGAGACATAGGAAGAGGGCAGGGACGGAGAAGGCGCCACTGAGGGTCCCCATCTCCATCCAAGTGGGAGCCAGAGTCCTACTAGGGTTTCCATTCCCAGTGCTGTAGGAGCCACTCCATCCCAAATGGGAGAGGAACACCTCCAGAAGGTCAGGGCAGCTATGGCCAGGTGGGCGTGAAACACACAGGGATGGGAGCAGTTTGCGTTTGGGGTTTGTGTGCCAATTAGTGGAAAAAATTGAAtagaagcaaatattttaaagggaaaaaatatggaTAATGCAGCAGCTGTATCATCTACCGCTACCCTGAGTGTTCATAGGgacagcacccagcacccacaccTTTCCATGCCTCAGACCCACAGTGACACCCTACAAGCACTGACTGTGCCAAGCTGGGGGCACCTGCTGCATTGCTTTGCCCTCCATCTGCTCTGGGACTCCCAGGCCCATGCCCAGGTGGTCTCTTCCGCCATGAAGCCACTGGCCATCTTTGACTTTTCTTGTAGGATGTCTCTAAAACAGGGTGGCACTCTGAGGCGCTCCCATGGGTGCCAATCAGCAGCCCATGATACACTGGGGTGATACAGAGTGCAGGGGGAT
The window above is part of the Falco cherrug isolate bFalChe1 chromosome Z, bFalChe1.pri, whole genome shotgun sequence genome. Proteins encoded here:
- the NPR2 gene encoding atrial natriuretic peptide receptor 2 — its product is MAPRLPLPLLLLLLPAALLVPAAAGAGRRAATPDGAAANLTVAVVLPERNVSYAWAWPRVGPALSLALEALERGDPPLLPRPFSVRVEFMSSELEGACSEYVAPLNAVDLKLYHDPDVLFGPGCVYPAASVGRFASHWRLPLITGGAVAAGFSRKREHYSTTVRTGPSAPKLGAFVSHLHAHFNWSARAVLLYVDRKTDDRPYYFTVEGVYQELQDGSNLTVRHHIYSPDEGGPDTAVHFIKANGRVVYLCGPPEMLRQIMQLAQQENLTNGDYVFFYLDVFGESLRGDSARDPFKPWQQSPGQDSGLREAFQMVLVITYYEPQNPEYQHFQTQLILRAKQKFGVQLNYSLMNLVAGCFYDGMLLYAMVLNETLQEGGSKKNATHIIEKMRDRKFQGVTGLVSMDSNNDRDTDFNLWAMGDPESGQYEVVGHYSGVEKQIHWLGRPIPWVKGAPPLDNPPCVFDVDDPSCDKTPLSMLAIVALGTGLTFVMFGISSFLIFRKLMLEKELASMLWRIRWDELQFGSPERYHKAAGSRLTLSLRGSSYGSLMTTHGKYQIFANTGHFKGNVVAIKHINKKRIELTRQVLFELKHMRDIQFNHLTRFIGACIDPPNICIVTEYCPRGSLQDVLENESINLDWMFRYSLINDIVKGMAFLHNSIIGHHGSLKSSNCVVDSRFVLKITDYGLASFRTPCDSEDTHALYAKKLWTAPELLQKGRLPTPGMQKADVYSFGIIMQEVALRNGPFYIEGMDLSPKEIVQKVRNSQKPFFRPSIDIGVHSEELAVLMERCWAQEPAERPDFGQIKIFIRRFNKEGSTSILDNLLSRMEQYANNLEKLVEERTQAYLEEKRKAENLLYQILPHSVAEQLKRGETVRAEAFDSVTIYFSDIVGFTALSAESTPMQVVTLLNDLYTCFDAIIDNFDVYKVETIGDAYMVVSGLPVRNGKLHAREIVRMALALLDAVKTFKIRHRPNDQLHLRIGVHTGPVCAGVVGLKMPRYCLFGDTVNTASRMESNGQALKIHVSSTTKEVLDEFGCFELELRGDVEMKGKGKMRTYWLLGERKDPKVV